Proteins from a genomic interval of Magnetovibrio sp. PR-2:
- a CDS encoding SH3 domain-containing protein: MPTSTTDACCASLRPKGFSFMRRLFAASLLSLMLSAPVGDSVAQVSGSGLPLPRFVSLRAGEVNLRTGPGVQYPVDWVYRKSGLPLEVIAEYKAWRKIRDWQGSQGWVHQTMLSSKRTFIVTGISRDLRAKPSQKSALVAQVQSNVSGNLLACPASITFCKVDVSGFEGWMNRADFWGLLKGESFE; this comes from the coding sequence ATGCCCACCTCAACGACCGATGCGTGCTGCGCATCCCTGCGCCCCAAAGGATTTTCGTTTATGCGCCGTCTTTTTGCCGCAAGCCTTCTGAGCCTGATGCTCAGCGCACCCGTGGGCGACAGTGTTGCTCAGGTGTCCGGTTCCGGATTGCCCTTGCCGCGCTTTGTTTCTTTGCGCGCCGGCGAAGTGAATTTGCGCACCGGTCCGGGTGTTCAATACCCGGTAGATTGGGTTTACCGCAAATCAGGCCTTCCGCTCGAAGTTATTGCCGAATACAAAGCCTGGCGCAAGATTCGTGATTGGCAGGGCTCGCAAGGCTGGGTGCATCAAACCATGCTGTCGTCCAAACGCACATTTATTGTGACCGGCATCAGTCGCGATTTGCGCGCAAAACCATCGCAAAAATCAGCCCTGGTCGCACAGGTCCAGTCGAACGTGTCGGGCAACCTTTTGGCCTGCCCCGCGTCGATCACGTTTTGCAAAGTCGACGTCAGCGGTTTTGAAGGCTGGATGAACCGCGCCGACTTCTGGGGCTTGCTCAAAGGCGAAAGCTTCGAATAG
- a CDS encoding DUF3501 family protein gives MTREACEITRDDIMDMGEYAAVRVERRKAVTQMKKNRRVHIGPDATAYFENYETMWHQIHEMLHIEQGGEEQIADELRAYNPLIPKGRELVCTLMFEIDDEDRRNRFLAGLGGVEKTISLSVGGDKIMAVPEDDVERTSEEGKASSIQFLHFPFTDAQAEAFKVAGTDVVFAVGHDGYGHMAKLPEAAREALAGDLA, from the coding sequence ATGACTCGCGAAGCCTGTGAAATCACCCGTGACGACATCATGGATATGGGCGAATACGCTGCCGTCCGTGTGGAGCGTCGTAAGGCTGTGACACAAATGAAGAAAAACCGCCGTGTGCACATCGGCCCGGATGCGACGGCGTACTTCGAAAATTATGAAACCATGTGGCACCAAATTCACGAGATGCTGCACATCGAACAAGGCGGGGAAGAGCAGATCGCAGACGAGCTGCGCGCCTATAACCCTTTGATTCCGAAGGGCCGCGAGCTGGTGTGCACGTTGATGTTCGAAATCGACGATGAAGACCGCCGCAATCGCTTTTTAGCGGGTCTGGGTGGTGTCGAAAAAACCATCAGCCTGTCTGTGGGCGGTGACAAGATCATGGCCGTGCCCGAAGACGACGTGGAGCGCACCTCCGAAGAGGGCAAAGCGTCTTCAATCCAGTTCTTGCACTTCCCTTTCACCGATGCCCAGGCCGAAGCCTTTAAGGTCGCCGGTACGGACGTTGTCTTTGCCGTTGGCCATGACGGCTACGGCCACATGGCAAAATTGCCTGAAGCAGCGCGTGAGGCTTTGGCTGGGGATTTGGCTTAA
- the cysK gene encoding cysteine synthase A: MSNKQDSQAPGRGRVYDSILDTIGATPLIKLQRLADAENCKAIIMGKCEFFNPLASVKDRIGFAMVEDAEKDGRIKPGDTLVEPTSGNTGIALAFVCAAKGYRLILTMPESMSIERRKMLAFLGADIELTPAAQGMKGAIDRAEELHTTKGYMMLQQFTNPSNPSIHRSTTAEEIWNDTDGAVDVVVSGVGTGGTLTGIGEVLKARKPSVKMIAVEPEDSAILSGGVPGPHKIQGIGVGFVPAVLDRALIDEVVQIGNETAFSTSRKAARTEGLPVGISSGAALATALEIGMRPDMEGKTIVVILPSFAERYLSTPLFEGLGQD, encoded by the coding sequence ATGAGCAACAAACAAGACTCACAAGCCCCCGGCCGCGGGCGCGTCTATGACAGTATTTTAGACACCATCGGCGCCACGCCACTGATTAAACTCCAGCGCTTGGCGGACGCGGAGAATTGCAAGGCCATCATCATGGGCAAGTGCGAATTCTTCAATCCGTTAGCCTCCGTCAAAGATCGCATTGGCTTTGCCATGGTCGAAGACGCAGAAAAAGACGGGCGTATCAAGCCTGGCGACACGTTGGTTGAACCGACGTCCGGCAACACCGGCATCGCCTTGGCCTTCGTCTGCGCCGCCAAAGGATACCGCTTGATCCTCACCATGCCCGAAAGCATGTCTATTGAACGGCGCAAGATGTTGGCCTTTTTAGGTGCTGACATCGAACTCACCCCGGCGGCCCAAGGCATGAAAGGCGCCATTGACCGCGCCGAAGAACTGCACACAACCAAGGGCTATATGATGCTCCAGCAGTTCACCAACCCGTCCAACCCGTCCATTCACCGCTCCACCACGGCGGAAGAAATTTGGAACGACACCGACGGCGCTGTTGATGTGGTCGTCAGCGGTGTTGGCACCGGCGGAACGCTCACCGGCATCGGTGAAGTGCTCAAAGCGCGCAAACCCTCCGTGAAAATGATTGCGGTCGAGCCCGAAGACAGTGCCATCCTATCGGGCGGCGTCCCCGGCCCGCATAAAATCCAAGGCATCGGCGTTGGATTTGTCCCGGCTGTCCTCGATCGCGCCTTAATTGATGAAGTCGTGCAAATCGGCAATGAAACGGCCTTTTCTACGTCGCGCAAAGCGGCGCGCACCGAGGGTCTGCCCGTCGGCATTTCGTCCGGCGCCGCCTTGGCGACCGCGTTGGAAATTGGTATGCGCCCGGATATGGAAGGCAAAACCATCGTGGTTATCTTGCCATCCTTCGCAGAACGCTATCTTTCGACGCCGCTGTTCGAAGGTTTGGGCCAAGACTAA
- the irrA gene encoding iron response transcriptional regulator IrrA has protein sequence MRPYAQVLEQLRGAGLRPTRQRLALAKLLFENGPRHVTAEMLHAEAQAASIRVSLATVYNTLHQFTEAGLLREIVVDPTRSYFDTTTSEHGHFFHEDTGMLEDIPGGQLHLAQLPNAPEGSKITGIDVVVRLSAS, from the coding sequence ATGAGACCTTACGCACAAGTTCTCGAACAGCTTCGCGGGGCAGGCCTGCGTCCGACGCGTCAGCGTTTGGCATTGGCTAAGCTGCTGTTTGAAAATGGGCCGCGCCACGTGACCGCCGAAATGCTTCACGCCGAAGCACAAGCAGCATCCATTCGCGTGTCCTTGGCCACCGTTTACAACACGCTTCATCAATTCACCGAGGCAGGATTGCTGCGCGAAATCGTGGTTGATCCGACCCGGTCTTACTTTGACACCACCACGTCTGAGCACGGTCACTTCTTCCACGAAGACACCGGCATGCTCGAAGACATTCCCGGTGGTCAGTTGCACCTTGCGCAATTGCCCAACGCGCCGGAAGGATCCAAGATCACCGGCATCGACGTTGTCGTGCGTTTAAGCGCATCTTAA
- a CDS encoding TetR/AcrR family transcriptional regulator produces MGSPATRDKIVEIGDDLLQRRGFNAFSYQDIADQLGIRKASVHYHFSNKSDLGTALAERNANWALQTLQHIDTLQLTPWQQFDAFLTPFLARIRTCERMSPGAMLASELETLPQTVQERNFEYYLIIHTWLTRVLSLGRNSGEMYFATDPAIKADAVISMLEGAAVLAKTRKTADFLDPLMADIKSGLGA; encoded by the coding sequence ATGGGCAGTCCCGCAACACGCGACAAAATCGTTGAGATCGGTGACGATCTTTTACAACGCAGAGGCTTTAATGCCTTCAGTTACCAAGACATAGCGGACCAATTGGGCATCCGCAAAGCCAGTGTGCACTATCACTTTTCCAACAAATCCGATCTCGGCACGGCCTTGGCCGAACGCAACGCCAACTGGGCCTTACAGACCTTGCAGCACATCGACACCCTGCAGTTGACGCCCTGGCAGCAGTTCGATGCATTTTTGACGCCGTTCCTCGCGCGCATTCGAACCTGTGAACGCATGAGCCCGGGGGCTATGCTGGCGTCGGAGTTGGAAACCTTGCCGCAAACCGTTCAGGAACGGAATTTTGAATATTACTTGATCATCCACACCTGGCTCACGCGCGTGCTGAGCCTGGGCCGCAATTCAGGCGAGATGTATTTCGCAACGGACCCCGCGATCAAAGCCGATGCCGTCATCTCCATGTTAGAAGGCGCAGCTGTCCTTGCAAAAACCCGCAAAACTGCCGATTTTCTCGACCCTTTGATGGCCGACATTAAATCCGGCCTGGGTGCTTAA
- a CDS encoding rubrerythrin family protein yields MGLKDSKTEDNLKAAFAGESQANRRYLYFAQKADIEGYNDVATVFRSTAEGETGHAHGHLEFLEETGDPATGLPIGGTSENLKAAIEGETHEYTDMYPGMAKTARDEGFDEIADWFETLAKAEKSHAGRFQKALENLD; encoded by the coding sequence ATGGGTTTGAAAGACAGCAAAACCGAAGATAATCTCAAAGCCGCATTCGCTGGCGAATCCCAAGCCAACCGCCGCTATTTGTACTTCGCACAAAAGGCTGACATCGAAGGTTATAACGATGTTGCCACCGTGTTCCGTTCCACCGCCGAAGGTGAAACCGGCCACGCCCATGGTCATCTGGAATTCTTGGAAGAAACCGGCGATCCCGCAACGGGTCTGCCCATCGGTGGCACGTCCGAAAACCTGAAAGCCGCGATCGAAGGCGAAACCCACGAATACACCGACATGTATCCGGGTATGGCCAAAACCGCACGCGACGAAGGCTTTGACGAAATCGCCGATTGGTTCGAAACTCTGGCGAAAGCGGAAAAATCCCACGCCGGCCGTTTCCAAAAAGCTTTGGAAAACCTGGACTAA
- the coaBC gene encoding bifunctional phosphopantothenoylcysteine decarboxylase/phosphopantothenate--cysteine ligase CoaBC, which yields MLNGKRVLLIVTGGIAAYKTPDLVRQLIKAGAKVRCVMTSSAEQFVTPLTLASVSGDKVYTDLFSLTDEHEMGHINLSREADVLLVAPATANTLAKLAHGIGNNLATTLLLATDKPVIVAPAMNVRMWEHDATQDNAELLKARGVTFIGPDEGDMACGEWGEGRMAEPATMVDALDVFFDGHAPLKGKKAIVTSGPTREAIDPVRFIANHSSGKQGHAIAEALRDLGADVTLVSGPVSLSEPVGMTVVNVESARDMKAAVDAALPSDIAVCAAAVADWRVDSQADQKLKKDNTGIPTLSMVENPDILAGLSQPGPDRPTLVVGFAAETQTVIEHARTKLAKKGCDWICANDVSPASGTFGGDANTVHLVSRTGVEDWPSQSKRAVARQLAERIAAHISPDTNEQAQG from the coding sequence GTGCTAAACGGAAAACGCGTCCTTCTCATCGTCACGGGCGGCATTGCTGCTTATAAGACTCCCGACCTTGTGCGCCAGCTGATTAAAGCGGGCGCAAAGGTGCGTTGCGTGATGACGTCGTCCGCCGAACAGTTCGTCACGCCCCTCACCCTCGCCAGTGTTTCGGGCGATAAAGTCTACACGGACTTGTTCTCGCTGACCGATGAACATGAGATGGGCCACATCAATTTGTCCCGCGAAGCCGATGTGCTTTTGGTTGCGCCGGCCACTGCCAACACCTTGGCGAAATTGGCCCATGGCATCGGTAACAATTTAGCCACCACATTGCTGCTGGCCACCGACAAACCCGTCATCGTCGCGCCCGCCATGAACGTGCGCATGTGGGAACACGACGCCACCCAAGACAACGCAGAACTGCTCAAAGCGCGTGGCGTAACGTTCATCGGTCCCGACGAAGGCGACATGGCGTGTGGAGAATGGGGCGAAGGGCGCATGGCTGAGCCTGCGACCATGGTTGACGCCCTTGACGTTTTTTTTGACGGGCACGCGCCGCTCAAAGGCAAAAAGGCCATTGTCACCTCTGGCCCGACCCGTGAAGCCATCGACCCGGTGCGTTTTATCGCCAATCACTCTTCCGGCAAACAAGGTCACGCCATTGCCGAGGCGCTGCGCGATTTAGGCGCAGACGTCACCTTGGTGTCCGGACCTGTGAGCTTATCTGAACCGGTCGGCATGACGGTTGTGAACGTTGAAAGTGCGCGCGACATGAAAGCCGCCGTGGACGCGGCTTTGCCCTCCGACATCGCCGTTTGTGCCGCTGCCGTCGCCGACTGGCGCGTGGACTCGCAAGCTGACCAAAAGCTTAAAAAGGATAATACGGGCATTCCGACCCTCAGCATGGTCGAAAACCCCGACATTTTGGCCGGTCTGTCCCAACCCGGACCGGACCGCCCCACGCTGGTGGTCGGCTTTGCCGCTGAAACCCAGACCGTGATTGAACACGCGCGCACCAAGCTCGCTAAAAAAGGCTGCGACTGGATTTGCGCCAATGACGTTTCACCAGCCAGCGGCACCTTTGGCGGCGACGCCAATACCGTACATTTGGTGAGCCGCACCGGTGTCGAAGACTGGCCCAGCCAATCTAAACGCGCGGTCGCGCGCCAGCTGGCCGAACGCATTGCTGCGCACATTTCCCCTGACACAAACGAACAGGCGCAAGGATAA
- a CDS encoding (Fe-S)-binding protein has product MREGSLDAPKRHPLNWRDADFLNEDKIFAELERVFDLCHGCRRCFNLCDSFPRLFDLVDESDTGEVDGVAKADYWQVIDACTLCDLCFMTKCPYVPPHEWDLDFPHLMLRARALQFKQGNTNPKQDKLTETDKNGQMGVKLSGLANWASKRSNGFTRSIMSTAMDVHKDAQLPTFSAKTCQERAKDEPVEINTTAPAHGKRKAVIYASCFGEYNDPDIVLDARAVLAKNGIEATIVYPECCGMPQLEQGDIERVAGKAANIAASLKPYVDDGYDIVVPVASCALMLKFEWPLIDPDNADVTSLSQATYDITEYVVDIANGEGLADGISALGGGVTAHIACHARAQNMGRKAQEMLKLIPDTPTQVIERCSGHGGTWGITNKYFEVGMKVGAAVFRDAAKHDSAYVVSECPLARDQIVQGLERKDKSVEGAGKALRHPVQVLARAYGL; this is encoded by the coding sequence ATGCGTGAAGGCAGCTTGGACGCCCCGAAACGCCATCCGTTGAATTGGCGAGATGCGGATTTTTTAAACGAAGACAAAATTTTTGCCGAGCTGGAGCGGGTTTTTGATCTGTGTCACGGCTGTCGGCGGTGCTTTAATTTGTGCGACAGCTTCCCGCGCCTGTTCGATTTGGTTGACGAATCGGACACGGGTGAGGTGGACGGCGTCGCCAAAGCCGATTATTGGCAAGTGATTGACGCATGTACCCTGTGCGATTTGTGTTTTATGACCAAATGCCCCTATGTGCCGCCGCATGAATGGGATTTGGACTTCCCGCACCTGATGCTGCGTGCGCGCGCTTTGCAATTTAAACAAGGCAACACCAATCCCAAACAAGACAAGCTCACCGAAACCGACAAAAACGGGCAAATGGGTGTGAAGCTGTCGGGCTTGGCGAACTGGGCGTCGAAACGCTCCAACGGCTTCACCCGGTCCATCATGTCCACGGCCATGGATGTGCACAAAGACGCCCAATTGCCGACTTTTTCCGCCAAAACGTGCCAAGAGCGCGCCAAAGACGAACCGGTTGAGATCAACACGACCGCTCCGGCACACGGCAAGCGTAAGGCGGTTATCTACGCCAGCTGCTTTGGCGAATACAACGACCCGGACATCGTTTTGGATGCCCGTGCCGTGCTGGCCAAAAACGGCATCGAAGCGACCATTGTCTACCCCGAATGCTGTGGCATGCCGCAACTGGAACAAGGCGACATTGAACGCGTCGCGGGCAAAGCCGCCAACATCGCGGCGAGCCTGAAGCCTTACGTGGACGATGGCTATGACATCGTCGTTCCGGTGGCCAGCTGTGCTTTGATGTTGAAATTTGAATGGCCTTTGATCGACCCGGACAACGCCGACGTGACGAGCCTGTCCCAAGCGACCTACGACATCACAGAATACGTGGTGGATATCGCCAATGGCGAAGGTTTGGCCGACGGGATTTCGGCGCTAGGGGGCGGTGTTACGGCACACATAGCTTGCCATGCAAGGGCACAGAATATGGGCCGCAAAGCTCAAGAGATGCTAAAACTGATCCCGGACACCCCCACCCAAGTGATCGAGCGGTGCTCGGGCCACGGTGGGACCTGGGGCATTACGAACAAATACTTCGAAGTCGGCATGAAAGTTGGCGCGGCGGTGTTCCGTGATGCGGCAAAGCATGACAGCGCATATGTGGTTAGCGAATGCCCCTTGGCGCGCGATCAAATCGTGCAAGGGCTTGAACGCAAAGACAAATCAGTGGAAGGTGCAGGCAAAGCGCTGCGCCACCCCGTGCAAGTTTTGGCCCGTGCCTACGGCTTATAA
- the dut gene encoding dUTP diphosphatase has translation MSRIEVAVQHLDHGKDLPLPAQATAGAAGVDLLAAISNDLVLEPGERALVPTGISIALPDGFEAQVRPRSGLANKHGVTVLNTPGTIDADYRGEIGVILINHGAQSFTIERGMRIAQMVVAPVMFVAWKNVNELQASERGAGGFGSTGINTPTSNDTQP, from the coding sequence ATGAGCCGGATCGAAGTCGCCGTTCAGCACCTGGACCACGGCAAGGATTTGCCCTTACCTGCGCAGGCCACAGCGGGCGCGGCGGGTGTCGATCTGTTGGCGGCGATCTCCAACGATTTGGTGCTGGAACCCGGTGAACGCGCTTTGGTGCCCACGGGCATTTCCATCGCCTTGCCCGACGGCTTTGAAGCCCAAGTGCGGCCACGTTCGGGCCTCGCCAACAAACACGGAGTCACGGTGCTCAATACACCGGGCACCATTGACGCCGATTATCGCGGAGAAATCGGCGTCATTCTCATCAATCACGGAGCCCAGTCCTTCACCATTGAGCGCGGCATGCGAATCGCTCAAATGGTGGTGGCTCCGGTCATGTTCGTCGCATGGAAAAACGTCAATGAATTACAAGCCTCAGAACGGGGCGCAGGCGGCTTTGGGTCGACGGGGATAAATACCCCCACGTCCAACGACACACAGCCGTAA
- a CDS encoding RrF2 family transcriptional regulator, protein MLRLSKKMLFAIEAVLDIAYHAGSEPVQSREITRRQDIPRRYLEQALQQLVREDILIGVRGPRGGYRLARERRRISIGDIVRAVRKMETADDPLQETTGSELGVKVVRPLWLEMQNEVMKQLDQVSIDDMCNRAHKSGIESEGRKSLDFTI, encoded by the coding sequence ATGCTGCGATTATCAAAAAAGATGCTGTTTGCCATAGAGGCGGTGCTCGATATCGCCTATCACGCAGGCAGCGAGCCGGTACAAAGCCGGGAAATTACCCGCCGCCAAGACATTCCGCGGCGGTATTTGGAACAAGCGCTGCAGCAGCTGGTGCGCGAAGACATCTTAATTGGTGTTCGCGGCCCACGCGGCGGTTATCGCTTGGCCCGTGAACGCCGACGCATTTCCATCGGCGATATCGTTCGTGCCGTGCGCAAAATGGAAACGGCAGACGATCCTTTACAAGAAACAACGGGTTCAGAACTGGGCGTCAAAGTGGTGCGGCCCTTGTGGTTGGAGATGCAAAACGAGGTGATGAAACAACTCGATCAAGTCTCCATCGACGACATGTGCAACCGTGCCCACAAATCCGGGATTGAAAGCGAAGGCCGCAAAAGCCTGGATTTCACCATTTAA
- a CDS encoding HesA/MoeB/ThiF family protein: MDFTEDQIQRYARHILLPQVGGEGQAKLLNAKVLVIGAGGLGSPVLMYLAAAGVGTIGVVDDDVVDLSNLQRQIVHTTASIGMSKVESAKDGLKALNPDVNLIMHKERIHAGNALDLMKDYDLVTDGSDNFATRFLVNDAAYFSRIPLVSGAILRFDGQLSTFKNFPGGHEDGPCYRCIFREPPPPGQIPTCADAGVLGALCGSVGSLQTTEILKELLGIGDSMSGQLLVYDALATEMRKIKVKRDPGCPLCGDNPTITDLSIHQKDT; encoded by the coding sequence ATGGACTTTACGGAAGACCAAATTCAGCGCTACGCCCGCCATATTTTGCTGCCTCAAGTCGGCGGAGAGGGACAGGCCAAACTTTTAAACGCCAAGGTGTTGGTCATCGGTGCCGGCGGGCTGGGATCTCCGGTGTTGATGTATTTGGCGGCGGCCGGTGTCGGTACCATTGGCGTGGTCGACGATGACGTTGTCGACCTATCCAACCTGCAACGCCAAATCGTTCACACCACGGCAAGCATCGGCATGTCGAAGGTCGAAAGCGCCAAAGACGGTCTCAAAGCCCTCAACCCCGACGTCAATCTGATCATGCACAAAGAGCGCATCCATGCGGGCAACGCTCTGGACCTGATGAAAGACTACGACCTCGTCACGGATGGATCGGACAATTTCGCTACCCGTTTTTTGGTTAACGACGCTGCATATTTCAGCCGCATTCCCTTGGTTTCCGGTGCGATTCTGCGCTTTGACGGACAACTGTCCACGTTTAAAAATTTTCCCGGCGGGCACGAAGACGGTCCGTGTTATCGCTGTATCTTTCGCGAACCTCCACCCCCTGGCCAAATTCCAACCTGTGCGGACGCCGGGGTCTTGGGTGCGCTTTGCGGCTCCGTCGGGTCGCTCCAAACCACCGAAATTCTCAAAGAACTGCTTGGCATTGGCGACAGCATGTCCGGACAGCTTTTGGTTTATGACGCTCTGGCCACCGAAATGCGTAAAATTAAGGTCAAGCGCGACCCCGGTTGCCCGCTGTGCGGGGACAATCCCACCATTACGGATCTGTCCATCCATCAAAAGGATACGTGA
- a CDS encoding DsrE/DsrF/DrsH-like family protein: MAEVLNSDRPDKLSVVVFSGDFDKVHYALVMASAAAATDTDVTLFFTMEAARALLGPDENGAPGWTKQPTTGPFETGQDMNQAFQDRSVAEFETLLQACTQLGVRFMVCEMGLKALDLDRSQLRSDIQFEIGGVVTFLNDASRNGAMLFI, encoded by the coding sequence ATGGCGGAAGTTTTGAACTCTGATCGTCCCGACAAACTGTCCGTCGTTGTCTTTTCCGGCGATTTCGACAAGGTGCACTATGCCCTGGTGATGGCGTCTGCAGCCGCAGCGACCGATACAGACGTGACCTTATTTTTCACCATGGAAGCGGCCCGCGCCCTGCTCGGCCCCGATGAAAATGGCGCGCCGGGCTGGACCAAGCAACCCACCACCGGACCGTTCGAAACGGGTCAAGACATGAACCAGGCCTTCCAAGACCGTTCCGTCGCCGAATTCGAAACTCTGTTACAAGCCTGCACTCAATTGGGTGTGCGCTTCATGGTGTGCGAGATGGGCCTGAAGGCTTTGGACTTGGATCGCAGCCAATTGCGCAGCGACATACAGTTTGAAATTGGTGGTGTGGTGACCTTCTTAAATGACGCCAGCCGCAACGGCGCCATGCTGTTCATTTAA
- a CDS encoding 2-hydroxyacid dehydrogenase, whose protein sequence is MSNNQKPKVVVTRKLPDPVETRMMELFDVQLNLDDVPMTQDQLAEAVKTCDVLVPTVTDDINAGVLAQAGDQFRLIANYGTGVDHIDLATARQRGVMVTNTPDVLTEDTADMTMSLLLAVPRRLFEGERKLRDGQWAGWAPTWMLGHRIHGKRLGIVGMGRIGRAVAKRAKGFGLSIHYHNRNRVHEDVENELEATYWESLDQMLARMDIISVNCPHTPATYHLLSARRLKLLQRHAYVVNTARGEIIDEAALIRMLKNEDIAGAGLDVYENEPAINPKFLELDNVTLLPHMGSATCEGRVDMGDKVLINIKTFADGHSPPDRVLLDI, encoded by the coding sequence ATGAGCAATAATCAAAAGCCCAAAGTCGTGGTAACACGCAAACTTCCGGATCCGGTCGAAACCCGGATGATGGAACTGTTCGACGTTCAACTGAATCTCGACGATGTTCCGATGACGCAGGACCAACTGGCTGAAGCAGTCAAAACCTGCGACGTCCTGGTGCCAACCGTCACCGACGATATTAATGCAGGCGTTTTGGCCCAAGCTGGCGACCAATTTCGTTTAATAGCAAACTATGGTACGGGCGTGGATCACATCGATCTGGCCACCGCGCGTCAACGGGGCGTGATGGTGACCAATACCCCCGATGTGTTGACCGAAGATACCGCCGATATGACCATGTCGTTGCTGTTGGCGGTTCCGCGCCGCTTGTTCGAGGGTGAACGCAAGCTGCGCGACGGTCAATGGGCCGGTTGGGCACCGACGTGGATGTTGGGTCATCGGATTCACGGCAAGCGTTTGGGCATCGTCGGCATGGGCCGCATTGGCCGCGCCGTTGCCAAACGCGCCAAAGGCTTCGGTTTGTCCATTCACTATCACAACCGCAACCGGGTCCACGAAGATGTGGAAAACGAATTGGAAGCGACGTACTGGGAAAGTCTGGATCAGATGCTGGCGCGCATGGACATTATTTCCGTGAACTGCCCGCACACCCCGGCGACTTATCACTTGCTGTCCGCCCGGCGTTTGAAACTGCTTCAGCGTCATGCCTACGTGGTGAACACCGCACGCGGTGAGATCATCGACGAAGCGGCTCTGATCCGCATGCTGAAAAACGAAGACATCGCGGGCGCGGGTCTGGACGTTTATGAAAACGAGCCGGCCATCAATCCTAAATTCCTGGAACTCGACAACGTGACGCTGCTGCCCCACATGGGCTCCGCCACGTGTGAAGGTCGCGTCGATATGGGCGACAAGGTGCTGATCAACATCAAGACCTTTGCCGATGGGCACTCCCCACCCGACCGTGTTTTGTTGGATATCTAA